One stretch of Flavobacterium sp. 9 DNA includes these proteins:
- the gwsS gene encoding grasp-with-spasm system SPASM domain peptide maturase: MKQSNFILFADCIPVKGSNRSIICDMKNNNFYFTPNGLYDILETYNGKTIQEIKSHFEHKYDEIIDEYFDYLIHHKLIFFNSNPDLFPRMSTEWNSPSLITNIIIDYEEIIHNFNDLIPQFETLKCSYIQLRFYKNIAIDYIRSIAELLKKEKSRVVSVDFIIPYSEEFNLDELNIILSENSRIHSIVIFNSPYDKSFKSLRQNMGYLMLVTRNIVNEKACGIINEEYFYSNIKLFSESLHHNTCLNRKISIDKDGNIKNCPSMTTSFGNIKDTTLEEALNKPNFKKYWNITKEQIETCKDCEFRHICTDCRAYIEEPENLFSKPLKCGYNPYTNEWSEWSTNRLKQKGIEFYGINPTPHTSPSTI; this comes from the coding sequence TTGAAACAATCTAATTTTATTCTTTTTGCTGACTGTATTCCTGTCAAAGGATCTAACAGAAGTATTATCTGCGATATGAAGAATAACAATTTCTATTTTACTCCCAACGGATTATATGATATTCTGGAAACATATAATGGTAAAACCATTCAAGAAATTAAAAGTCATTTTGAGCATAAATATGATGAAATAATTGATGAATATTTTGACTATTTAATCCATCATAAACTCATCTTTTTCAATTCAAATCCAGATTTATTTCCTAGAATGTCTACAGAATGGAATTCTCCTTCCTTAATTACAAACATCATTATTGATTATGAAGAAATCATTCATAATTTTAATGATTTAATTCCTCAATTTGAAACATTGAAATGTTCTTATATTCAGCTAAGATTTTATAAAAACATAGCTATTGATTATATCAGAAGTATTGCTGAATTATTAAAAAAAGAAAAATCAAGAGTTGTTTCTGTTGACTTCATAATTCCTTATTCTGAAGAATTTAATTTGGATGAACTAAATATAATATTATCAGAAAATAGCAGAATACATTCGATTGTCATTTTTAATTCGCCTTATGATAAAAGTTTTAAATCGTTAAGACAAAATATGGGTTATTTAATGCTTGTAACAAGAAACATCGTTAACGAGAAAGCTTGCGGAATAATAAATGAAGAATATTTCTATTCAAATATTAAACTTTTCAGCGAGTCTCTTCATCACAATACTTGTCTAAATAGAAAAATATCAATTGACAAAGATGGCAACATAAAAAACTGTCCTTCAATGACAACAAGTTTTGGTAATATAAAAGATACCACTTTAGAGGAAGCTTTAAATAAACCTAACTTTAAAAAGTACTGGAACATTACAAAAGAACAAATAGAAACTTGTAAAGATTGTGAGTTTAGGCATATTTGTACAGATTGCCGTGCTTATATCGAAGAACCTGAAAACCTGTTTTCAAAACCTTTAAAATGTGGTTATAATCCATACACTAATGAATGGTCAGAATGGAGTACAAATCGTTTAAAACAAAAAGGAATTGAATTTTACGGAATAAACCCTACTCCTCATACATCTCCATCCACAATCTAG
- a CDS encoding Na+/H+ antiporter, whose amino-acid sequence MENITVIIMLLFGVAFLSLVSKKYNFPIPIVLVLCGVVISIIPGLPVIALSPEVVFIVFLPPLLYHAAWYTSWSDFKQTIRPITLAAVGLVLFTTVAVAFAAHMLIDDISWPLAFLLGAIVSPPDAVSATSITKGLGLHPRLIAILEGESLVNDASGLVAYKYALTAITAGNFVLWQAGLNFVVMSVIGIGIGLGVGYIMSFIHKRFVCDEVIEATLTLLTPFASYLIAEHFEASGVLAVVATGLFLSARSGTIFTHESRIMTGTIWSVLTNILNGLIFILIGLQLRQIIEGIGDYSGWSLFVWGASVSLVVILVRFLWVIPATLLPRYISKKIRLQEEFDFRNMIVFGWSGMRGVVSMAAALALPLMMNETEAFPLRNLIIYLVFCVILSTLVIQGLTLPWLIKKLKIEKYSILAEEYEIRNVIVSQTITHIEDNFSLLNDDLLHNIKSKYEVKFNRLQKTELPANFFGKGNLMGGEIFNDFTKLQIDLLNVERGKLESMHKSGSVNEEIFRKIEKELDLEETRLWMEMYEE is encoded by the coding sequence ATGGAGAATATTACCGTAATTATCATGTTACTATTTGGCGTCGCTTTCCTGAGTCTTGTTAGTAAAAAATATAATTTCCCAATTCCAATTGTGTTGGTGCTTTGCGGCGTTGTGATTAGCATTATTCCCGGACTTCCGGTGATTGCATTAAGTCCCGAAGTTGTTTTTATCGTCTTTTTACCGCCACTTTTATATCACGCAGCGTGGTACACGAGTTGGTCTGATTTTAAACAAACTATTAGGCCGATTACTTTGGCGGCTGTAGGTTTGGTGCTTTTTACAACTGTTGCCGTAGCATTTGCTGCACATATGCTGATAGATGATATTTCCTGGCCGTTAGCTTTTTTATTAGGCGCAATCGTTTCGCCGCCTGATGCTGTTTCGGCTACTTCTATAACAAAAGGTCTGGGTTTACACCCGAGATTAATTGCCATTCTCGAAGGCGAAAGTCTGGTAAATGATGCCAGTGGTTTGGTCGCTTATAAATATGCTTTGACTGCTATTACAGCGGGGAATTTTGTACTCTGGCAAGCCGGATTGAATTTTGTTGTGATGTCAGTTATAGGAATCGGGATTGGCTTAGGTGTAGGATATATTATGAGTTTTATTCATAAAAGATTTGTTTGCGACGAAGTTATCGAAGCAACTTTAACTTTATTAACGCCTTTTGCTTCTTATTTAATTGCCGAACATTTCGAAGCTTCGGGAGTTTTGGCTGTAGTCGCAACGGGACTTTTTCTTTCAGCAAGATCAGGAACGATTTTCACACACGAAAGCCGAATCATGACAGGAACAATTTGGAGCGTTTTAACGAATATTCTAAACGGATTAATCTTTATCTTAATCGGATTGCAATTGCGTCAAATTATCGAAGGAATTGGGGATTATTCCGGTTGGTCATTGTTTGTTTGGGGTGCTTCAGTAAGTTTGGTCGTGATTTTAGTACGTTTTTTATGGGTAATTCCGGCAACATTGCTTCCAAGATATATCAGTAAAAAAATCCGTTTGCAGGAAGAATTTGATTTCCGAAATATGATTGTTTTTGGCTGGTCCGGAATGCGTGGCGTAGTTTCTATGGCTGCTGCTTTGGCGCTTCCGCTAATGATGAACGAAACGGAAGCTTTTCCGCTCCGAAACCTCATCATTTATCTGGTATTTTGCGTGATCCTTTCGACTTTGGTTATTCAGGGATTGACATTACCGTGGTTAATCAAAAAACTAAAAATTGAAAAATATTCAATCCTAGCCGAAGAATACGAAATAAGAAATGTGATTGTTTCACAAACTATTACCCACATCGAAGATAATTTCTCGTTACTCAACGACGACTTGCTTCACAACATAAAAAGCAAATACGAAGTAAAATTTAACCGCCTTCAAAAAACCGAACTCCCAGCCAATTTCTTCGGAAAAGGAAATCTTATGGGCGGGGAGATTTTCAACGACTTTACCAAACTTCAAATTGATCTCTTAAATGTAGAACGCGGTAAACTAGAATCAATGCACAAATCGGGTTCTGTCAATGAAGAGATTTTCAGGAAGATTGAGAAGGAATTGGATTTGGAAGAGACTAGATTGTGGATGGAGATGTATGAGGAGTAG
- a CDS encoding mechanosensitive ion channel family protein → MIQKRYSICLLALLAVLFFTPLAYSQTTPPKTETKSSLFQESTTDSDYLMAIEKAGEVLESAHNDTEFDGNSHHLFGDIKRTQSKLDLILESLKGANPNVRNQQMYRIVLKEIQQELEEQNTAINSRNLALEKIKSRVIDLRKDKTLMGLLKDTIRRKQFKKEFANLKNRYLSTDSLMTKNQGILNKNKRLTVERKIAVSNALITVDSKLEQSGIGMLKEDYPTLWSKTDSTAKKIVSQNIKAKIIIEENVAAYYLSYRAGGLITLVLLMGLLGWYISRNLKYLNSNAHADNLAQFNFKYLNRGVIIPVSVIGLNIAVVSNLYAPALFIELIQLVLLGLLTVLFKNRWPAVAMKNWIFLLVLFFVLCFLDLFIAVGFIQRCAFIVINILGIRYGLVQIKTLKEQLYIKGFFKWATIIFIGLNALSLLNNLFGRVSLANMLSLTAFISLTQIVALSVLLKIVLEVILLQIYTTRIKRGIEKIFDHETLSDTLKKPFIIIISYMWIVVIAANLNAWESLRSGLVKLLSHPNTIGSITFTLGNIVLFFIIIWVAHLLQNYVAYFFGEIDDENEENVNKRQHSKLLITRLVVLIVGYLLAVAASGMPLDKLSILLGALGVGVGLGLQNVVNNFVSGIILIFDKPIQIGDVIDISNESGRVKSMGLRTTKINAPNGAEIIIPNGNLLSQNITNWTYTDNFKLVEITLEVSGDVMPEDINALILESLESMQMVNNTKTPQIYYSAISEGKFKLQVKFWCSIYRTEETISSARQVLFGNFKAKGLTLST, encoded by the coding sequence ATGATTCAGAAAAGATATTCTATTTGTTTACTTGCCTTATTAGCAGTCTTATTTTTCACGCCACTCGCCTATTCGCAAACAACTCCTCCAAAAACAGAAACCAAATCTTCACTATTTCAGGAAAGTACTACGGACAGCGACTATCTAATGGCTATCGAAAAAGCCGGAGAAGTATTGGAATCTGCTCATAATGACACCGAATTTGATGGAAATAGTCATCATTTATTTGGTGATATCAAAAGAACGCAAAGTAAACTTGATCTTATTCTGGAGAGTTTAAAAGGTGCAAATCCTAATGTTCGCAATCAGCAAATGTATCGTATCGTGCTGAAAGAAATTCAGCAGGAACTTGAAGAACAAAATACAGCAATCAATTCGCGTAATCTGGCTCTTGAAAAAATCAAAAGCAGAGTAATTGATTTGCGCAAAGACAAAACTTTAATGGGTCTTTTGAAAGACACAATTCGTCGCAAACAGTTTAAAAAAGAATTCGCCAATCTTAAAAACAGATACCTGAGCACGGACAGTTTAATGACCAAAAATCAAGGTATTTTAAACAAAAATAAAAGACTTACAGTCGAAAGAAAAATTGCTGTTTCGAATGCTTTAATCACCGTTGACAGCAAACTTGAACAATCAGGAATCGGGATGCTGAAAGAAGATTATCCTACTTTATGGAGTAAAACCGATTCGACAGCTAAAAAAATAGTTAGTCAAAACATAAAAGCCAAGATCATTATCGAAGAAAATGTCGCCGCTTATTACCTAAGTTACAGAGCCGGCGGTTTGATTACATTGGTTTTATTAATGGGATTATTGGGTTGGTACATTTCGCGTAATTTAAAATATTTAAACAGTAATGCACATGCCGATAATCTGGCTCAGTTTAACTTTAAATATTTAAATCGAGGCGTTATAATTCCGGTTTCAGTGATTGGTCTTAATATTGCCGTTGTAAGTAATTTATATGCTCCGGCATTATTTATAGAATTAATTCAGTTGGTTCTTTTGGGACTTCTTACGGTTCTTTTTAAAAATAGATGGCCTGCAGTTGCCATGAAAAACTGGATATTCCTATTAGTTCTATTCTTTGTTTTGTGTTTCCTTGACTTATTTATTGCAGTAGGATTTATTCAGCGTTGCGCTTTTATTGTGATCAATATTTTAGGAATCCGTTACGGTTTAGTTCAGATTAAAACTTTAAAAGAACAGCTTTATATTAAAGGATTTTTTAAATGGGCAACCATAATTTTTATTGGTCTGAATGCTTTATCCCTTTTGAATAACCTTTTCGGAAGAGTTTCATTGGCAAACATGTTAAGTCTTACGGCATTTATTTCGCTAACGCAAATTGTGGCTTTGAGTGTTCTTTTGAAAATTGTTTTAGAAGTTATTCTTTTACAGATTTACACCACGAGAATTAAACGTGGCATCGAAAAAATCTTCGATCACGAAACTCTGTCCGACACACTCAAAAAACCTTTCATTATCATAATTAGTTATATGTGGATTGTTGTAATCGCAGCTAATTTAAATGCATGGGAATCTCTTCGTTCCGGATTAGTAAAATTATTAAGCCATCCAAATACCATTGGAAGCATCACTTTTACTTTAGGAAACATCGTTTTATTCTTCATCATTATTTGGGTAGCACATTTATTGCAAAATTATGTTGCTTACTTTTTTGGCGAAATTGACGATGAAAACGAAGAAAACGTCAATAAAAGACAACATTCTAAACTATTGATTACAAGACTTGTGGTTTTAATAGTCGGCTACCTTTTGGCGGTTGCAGCTTCGGGAATGCCTTTAGACAAACTAAGCATTTTATTAGGAGCTTTAGGTGTCGGTGTTGGACTTGGACTTCAGAATGTGGTTAACAATTTTGTTTCGGGTATTATTTTAATCTTCGATAAACCAATACAAATTGGTGATGTAATCGATATTAGTAATGAATCCGGTCGTGTAAAATCTATGGGATTGCGTACCACCAAAATCAACGCTCCAAACGGTGCCGAAATCATTATTCCGAATGGTAATTTACTTTCTCAAAACATTACAAACTGGACTTACACAGACAATTTTAAACTGGTAGAAATCACATTAGAAGTTTCGGGAGACGTTATGCCTGAGGATATTAATGCGCTTATACTAGAATCTCTTGAAAGCATGCAAATGGTAAATAATACGAAAACACCTCAGATTTATTACAGCGCAATTTCTGAAGGAAAATTCAAATTACAAGTAAAATTCTGGTGCAGTATTTACCGTACCGAAGAAACAATAAGTAGTGCAAGACAAGTACTTTTTGGTAATTTTAAAGCTAAAGGTTTAACTTTATCTACCTAA
- a CDS encoding bestrophin family protein translates to MIIKKKNTWFKMLFEWRGSVLPQLLPRLLLLLLFSLLVVYFKPYLLKYNLHINPAIFTLFGIALAIFLGFRNSVSYDRFWEGRKLWGALLNDTRSLARQSITLVNDAEYEAKRENFTNLLIAFVYSLKHQLRETNSDNDMNRLLPKELAEQLKEVKFKPIIILRELGIWVKNAKSENKIDSVTQLAFEENLNKLSDIVGGCERIAGTPIPYTYSVLLHRTVYIYCFLLSFGFVETMGWITPFIIVFIAYTFVALEAIADELENPFGLQPNDLALDAMSQMIENTLLELNDKKVTPISPQNTYYIT, encoded by the coding sequence ATGATAATAAAGAAAAAGAATACCTGGTTTAAAATGCTCTTTGAGTGGAGAGGTTCCGTTTTGCCGCAACTCCTTCCGAGACTTCTGTTATTGCTTTTATTTTCGCTTTTGGTCGTTTATTTCAAGCCTTATCTTCTTAAATATAATTTACATATTAATCCCGCAATTTTCACTTTATTCGGGATTGCATTGGCTATTTTTCTTGGCTTTAGAAACAGTGTAAGTTATGATCGTTTTTGGGAAGGCAGAAAACTTTGGGGCGCATTATTAAACGATACAAGATCTCTTGCCAGACAAAGCATTACGCTGGTTAACGATGCAGAATATGAAGCCAAACGAGAGAATTTCACCAACTTACTTATTGCATTTGTCTACAGTTTAAAACATCAGCTTAGAGAAACAAATTCTGATAATGATATGAATCGGCTTCTGCCAAAAGAACTTGCAGAACAACTTAAAGAAGTCAAATTCAAACCTATAATTATTTTAAGAGAATTAGGAATTTGGGTAAAAAATGCTAAATCCGAAAACAAGATTGACAGCGTTACACAACTTGCGTTTGAAGAAAATCTGAACAAACTTTCTGACATTGTTGGCGGATGCGAACGAATTGCAGGAACGCCAATTCCTTATACTTACAGCGTTTTATTACACAGAACCGTTTACATTTATTGCTTTTTATTGTCTTTTGGTTTTGTTGAAACAATGGGCTGGATTACGCCTTTTATCATCGTTTTTATAGCTTATACTTTTGTCGCTCTTGAAGCAATTGCCGATGAATTAGAAAATCCTTTTGGACTTCAGCCAAATGATCTCGCATTGGACGCGATGTCGCAAATGATAGAAAATACATTATTAGAATTAAACGATAAAAAAGTAACTCCAATAAGTCCTCAAAATACTTATTATATTACTTAA
- a CDS encoding response regulator transcription factor — MNRVLLVEDDPRVASFISRGLEENLYQVKSVSKGYDAINEVMENDYDIIILDIMLPDITGFEVCEVLRNRKILLPILILSALDTPHEKVKGLQSGADDYLAKPFLFEELLARINAQLRRAEFSTGILDFQSYAGIEINMKEQSATRDGKELNLSSRELKLLIFFMKNRETALSRIAIAQAVWSIDLDMNSNTVDVYINYLRNKVDKNFTTPLIHTIKGTGYMLKQKSHES, encoded by the coding sequence ATGAATAGAGTTTTATTAGTTGAAGACGATCCCAGAGTTGCTTCCTTTATTTCGAGAGGACTTGAAGAAAATCTCTATCAGGTTAAGTCGGTATCGAAAGGTTATGACGCCATAAATGAAGTCATGGAAAATGATTACGATATCATTATTCTCGATATCATGCTTCCGGATATTACAGGATTTGAGGTTTGTGAAGTCTTAAGAAACAGAAAAATACTTCTTCCTATTCTTATTTTAAGTGCATTAGATACTCCGCACGAAAAAGTTAAAGGATTACAATCCGGTGCCGATGATTATTTGGCAAAACCCTTTTTGTTTGAAGAACTTCTGGCGAGAATAAACGCTCAGCTTCGTCGTGCCGAATTTAGTACCGGAATATTAGACTTTCAATCTTATGCCGGAATTGAGATCAATATGAAGGAACAAAGCGCCACGAGAGACGGAAAAGAACTTAATTTATCTTCAAGGGAACTTAAACTTCTGATTTTTTTCATGAAAAACAGAGAAACCGCTTTGTCGAGAATTGCAATTGCTCAGGCAGTTTGGAGCATTGATCTTGACATGAATTCTAATACTGTGGACGTTTATATTAATTATCTGCGAAATAAGGTCGATAAAAACTTTACCACGCCACTTATTCACACCATAAAAGGAACAGGATATATGCTCAAACAAAAGAGTCATGAATCTTAA
- a CDS encoding HAMP domain-containing sensor histidine kinase — translation MNLKNKLAVNSSLLFAFTVGLVMAGSFLLFRTHMKDLYYDNLEDHAMTTALFYFEKDEIKEISSERYRQIEIQYNRINNESIRVYDAKTKKLFVNDNVDVQLSDQYLDLIKKEKILHFKISDRQFVGLFYKDNQGDFIIVVSGIDRAGNRQLEILGIMFILFYLAGIPINYLLGTFLAKQTFLPFEQVIAKVNTITTENLHSRLEIPQTSGKDEIKELITTFNYLLERLESGIMIQNNFLKNASHELKTPLTIIIGDIDVSLQQPRTNEQYEQILKSLKKDTLHLKSTLEGLLVLSGLELSEPQQMESVRIDEILWNVLEKKAIEYPESKVSVNFDAISDDEDLLSIHGNKHMIFIALYNILDNAIKFSSPEQVNVFAFSNEGKLLIKIKDQGPGISETDRESIFDLFFRSDRTRHIQGQGLGLFITMQILKLHNINLIVDSELEKGTTFSLVFP, via the coding sequence ATGAATCTTAAAAACAAACTTGCGGTTAATTCCAGTTTGCTTTTTGCCTTTACGGTTGGACTTGTAATGGCGGGTTCTTTCTTGTTGTTTAGAACTCACATGAAAGATCTTTATTATGATAATCTCGAAGATCATGCGATGACAACGGCTCTTTTTTACTTCGAAAAAGACGAAATCAAAGAGATTAGCAGCGAGCGTTATCGTCAAATCGAAATACAATACAATCGGATAAACAACGAATCGATACGAGTTTATGATGCCAAAACCAAGAAACTTTTTGTAAACGATAATGTTGATGTTCAGCTAAGTGATCAATATCTTGATTTGATCAAAAAAGAGAAAATTTTACATTTTAAAATCAGCGACAGACAATTTGTTGGTTTATTTTATAAAGACAATCAGGGAGATTTTATCATTGTAGTTTCGGGAATTGATCGTGCAGGAAATAGACAATTGGAGATTTTGGGTATTATGTTTATTCTTTTTTATCTCGCCGGAATTCCGATAAATTATCTTTTGGGAACCTTTTTAGCCAAACAAACTTTTCTGCCTTTTGAGCAAGTTATAGCCAAAGTAAATACCATTACGACCGAAAATCTTCATTCGAGACTGGAAATCCCGCAAACAAGCGGAAAAGACGAAATTAAAGAGCTTATTACCACTTTTAATTATCTTCTGGAAAGATTAGAAAGCGGAATAATGATCCAGAATAACTTTCTGAAAAATGCTTCGCACGAATTAAAAACGCCGCTAACCATTATTATTGGAGACATTGATGTTTCGCTGCAACAGCCAAGAACTAACGAGCAATATGAGCAAATTTTAAAATCACTCAAAAAAGACACTTTACATCTCAAATCTACTCTCGAAGGACTTTTGGTATTATCAGGGCTTGAACTTTCTGAACCGCAGCAAATGGAATCGGTTAGGATTGATGAAATATTGTGGAATGTTCTGGAAAAGAAAGCGATCGAATATCCGGAATCTAAAGTTTCGGTTAATTTTGATGCCATTTCTGATGATGAAGATTTGCTTTCCATTCATGGAAATAAACACATGATTTTCATTGCCTTATACAATATTCTTGACAATGCAATAAAGTTTTCTTCGCCTGAACAAGTCAACGTATTTGCTTTTTCGAACGAAGGAAAGCTTCTGATAAAAATTAAAGATCAAGGTCCTGGAATTTCAGAAACTGATAGAGAATCTATTTTTGATCTCTTTTTCAGAAGCGATCGAACGCGTCATATTCAAGGACAAGGATTGGGACTTTTTATCACCATGCAAATTCTAAAACTTCATAATATTAATCTAATAGTAGATTCTGAGTTAGAAAAAGGCACTACATTTTCTTTGGTATTTCCTTAA